One Littorina saxatilis isolate snail1 linkage group LG14, US_GU_Lsax_2.0, whole genome shotgun sequence genomic region harbors:
- the LOC138947677 gene encoding solute carrier family 49 member 4-like translates to MRSNSPYPVLNNHYPVRGKSVTSRPTSRASLIHPSPNGIDEEESTPLLGLESTVIAVYPRRWYLLLLFSLVALFQTLIWATWGPISQSAEAALSWDDSNITMCVWMGNVPFALLCIPLSWLMDHKGLRISVLLTCLFMTVGAGLRCLIHFVPTSYFTWCIYAGQFFNGMAGPVAQGGGALFSNLWFPTNQRATSTAISTFIGYLGSALAFVVGPQIVPSPADEPNPNTTLPDGGNLSVAEKYLRQVSYDDNSTVTTDYTVQMNGIKSYLYYQAGGSCLVFLLVLAYFPDKPPQPPSISAAMEREEFKAGLKMLVRNKQFWLISIAFCMSLGVFEVWDVVLDVILSYIDISQEEAGWLGFYCVMAGCIAGLAICRLADIFFRQIRLFLILAYVVSAIFVLWFILIYINILPFDLVSIYAAIILSGVFLDGVSPLVYELVCEAAYPAGEGVSSCFLQMLFVLAGIAFTSVQEIPNIGTTWMNWCLFGAICAAIPLLCCVGDVSGRTELDAVEDQVIVVQPPINPSTQHDHAIKDTAILTDSATHTHPSKAQRSYQSQEAHAQRRNQQTEQGEGGMTGDGSFHKRTFRRDSFDELCHQLYGSTSQSVPLSGRRSADTYRKRNEEFMLTSGRRSVDITLLSV, encoded by the exons ATGAGGTCCAATTCACCGTACCCAGTGCTCAACAACCACTACCCGGTCAGAGGAAAGTCCGTCACCTCCCGCCCCACCTCCCGCGCCAGTCTCATCCACCCCTCTCCCAACGGCATCGACGAAGAAGAGAGTACCCCCTTGCTAGGCCTTGAAAGCACTGTCATCGCCGTGTACCCTCGACGCTGGTATTTGCTGCTGTTGTTCTCGCTGGTGGCGCTGTTCCAGACGCTGATCTGGGCCACGTGGGGGCCCATCTCGCAGTCAGCAGAGGCCGCCTTGTCGTGGGACGACTCCAACATCACCATGTGCGTCTGGATGGGCAACGTGCCTTTCGCCCTGCTCTGCATCCCGCTGTCATGGCTGATGGACCACAAAG GGCTACGTATTTCTGTGCTGCTGACGTGTCTCTTCATGACGGTTGGTGCTGGGCTACGCTGTCTCATTCACTTCGTGCCTACATCCTACTTTACTTG GTGTATATACGCTGGTCAGTTTTTCAACGGCATGGCTGGCCCGGTGGCCCAGGGGGGCGGGGCACTCTTCTCCAACCTGTGGTTCCCCACCAACCAGCGGGCCACCTCCACCGCCATCTCCACCTTCATAGGATACCTGGGCAGTGCCCTCGCCTTCGTCGTAG GCCCACAGATCGTTCCTAGTCCTGCCGATGAACCAAACCCTAACACTACCCTGCCTGATGGAGG aaatcTATCAGTCGCGGAAAAGTACCTGCGACAGGTATCCTATGACGATAACAGTACAG TAACAACTGACTACACAGTTCAAATGAACGGAATAAAGAGCTACCTTTACTACC AGGCGGGAGGGTCCTGTTTGGTGTTCCTCTTGGTGTTGGCCTACTTTCCGGACAAGCCTCCTCAGCCCCCCAGCATCTCCGCTGCCATGGAGCGAGAGGAGTTCAAGGCAGGACTCAAGATGCTCGTCAG GAACAAACAATTCTGGTTGATCTCCATAGCATTCTGCATGTCTCTGGGTGTCTTTGAAGTCTGGGACGTGGTGCTAGACGTCATCCTTAGCTACATTGACATCTCACAG gaggAGGCAGGCTGGCTGGGGTTTTACTGTGTGATGGCGGGCTGTATTGCAGGCCTGGCTATTTGCAG GCTTGCCGACATCTTCTTCCGTCAGATTCGTCTGTTTCTGATCCTCGCCTATGTGGTATCCGCCATCTTTGTTCTCTGGTTCATCCTCATCTACATCAATATTTTGCCGTTTGACTTGG TGAGTATATATGCTGCCATCATTCTGAGTGGGGTGTTTCTTGACGGGGTGTCTCCACTTGTGTACGAGCTAGTGTGCGAGGCGGCCTACCCGGCGGGGGAAGGGGTGTCCTCCTGCTTCCTGCAGATGCTGTTCGTACTGGCCGGCATCGCATTCACCAGCGTGCAGGAGATCCCCAATATAG GCACAACATGGATGAACTGGTGTTTGTTCGGGGCCATTTGCGCTGCCATTCCCTTACTGTGCTGTGTGGGGGACGTGTCCGGTCGCACGGAGCTGGACGCTGTAGAAGACCAGGTGATAGTGGTGCAGCCTCCAATCAACCCCAGCACGCAGCACGACCACGCCATCAAAGACACGGCAATTCTCACTGACAGTGCCACTCACACTCATCCGTCAAAAGCACAACGGTCTTACCAATCCCAAGAGGCCCACGCTCAGCGGCGGAACCAGCAGACAGAGCAAGGCGAGGGAGGCATGACGGGAGACGGTTCTTTCCACAAGAGAACTTTTCGCAGAGACTCCTTTGATGAGCTGTGTCATCAGCTTTATGGCTCAACGAGTCAATCAGTCCCACTATCCGGAAGACGAAGTGCAGATACCTATCGTAAGCGAAATGAGGAGTTTATGTTGACTTCAGGTCGTCGCAGTGTGGacatcacccttctctctgtttaG